A section of the Acropora muricata isolate sample 2 chromosome 4, ASM3666990v1, whole genome shotgun sequence genome encodes:
- the LOC136914321 gene encoding protein FAM149B1-like isoform X2: protein MTLLGNLMYLPAIYRSRRRIEESTKGLSFILRGRGFGHSSVDALHPLPEKPEESLPLSYIDTVQSALNNFTPDTSGQSSPTTDTTPSIVNGLSEYNTWSTNTGILTGRSTCSVNSWGNEDEFDRQASAKVKQMFDEIDGMLFEGESFNGSAHLLCECEEWFQRFPHLRICGHQLMISNDDGTQQIPVPADDSFLYGERPQTSVLEDVEEFGAFDSQGLCITGVHLDPLPEPLESYLDEELEDYYAEFEEEVLAEDGEVEEYFGFDRSALEEEGADARASNRYRRLQRRGYPPVTPNACAKDAVVSHLFDQAWGEVVQWLRELLSLHSQKVLRDKPQFLADVVGSSDRIIESPLRPFSQSVISRSHFPSQIRLRTSSSLNPPLDPSSLINAIKILPAHLNQRAPSASISHYPNSILESREGTPYHPPRPESSFTVASRSTARISGLSSETFMHKRTLKTRNVPSVLRLESIKPKTPAALDDVMDNIVQGKKLLTSSDKGSLSSLAQSPAPYMVRNNVLPPLKSGTNRASSAATENSTRESHREKVKESSRPNTTHTLKSEVHLRRMSTGGASVYLRGQARHAHSPLTGITGVSMPIGHHPASEANMAATSHSSNYDGRGISPVSVEEYEGFKSPASSSHHVQRRPGKLVQVPSFR from the exons TCGTGGATTTGGTCACAGTAGTGTGGATGCGCTTCATCCGCTTCCTGAGAAACCAGAAGAGTCACTACCTCTGTCATACATTGATACAGTTCAGAGTGCTCTCAATAATTTCACACCAGACACAAGTGGTCAATCATCTCCAACTACAGACACGACACCTAGCATTGTCAATGGGCTGTCCGAGTACAACACGTGGTCCACCAACACTGGTATACTTACAGGAAGGAGTACTTGTAGCGTTAACTCCtggggaaatgaagat GAATTTGATCGTCAGGCTTCAGCAAAAGTGAAGCAAATGTTTGATGAGATTGATGGGATGCTCTTTGAAGGAGAGTCTTTCAATG GAAGTGCCCATTTGCTGTGTGAATGTGAAGAATGGTTTCAGCGATTTCCACATTTACG AATCTGTGGCCATCAGCTCATGATATCAAATGATGATGGAACTCAGCAAATTCCAGTTCCTGCAGATGACTCTTTTCTGTATGGTGAGAGGCCACAGACATCAGTACTAGAAGATGTGGAGGAATTTGGAGCATTTGATTCACAGGG TCTATGTATCACAGGAGTTCATCTTGATCCATTGCCTGAGCCTTTGGAATCATATCTGGATG AGGAGCTGGAAGATTATTATGCAGAGTTTGAAGAAGAAGTTTTAGCTGAGGATGGTGAAGTTGAAGAGTACTTTGGTTTTGACCGATCAGCTTT agaggaggaagggGCAGATGCCAGAGCTAGTAACAGATATCGTCGCTTACAGAGAAGGGGGTATCCCCCTGTGACTCCAAATGCTTGTGCTAAGGACGCTGTGGTCAGTCATTTGTTTGATCAAGCTTGGGGAGAG gtAGTGCAATGGTTAAGAGAATTATTAAGCTTGCACTCACAGAAAGTATTACGAG ACAAGCCTCAGTTCTTGGCAGACGTAGTGGGATCGTCAGATCGAATCATTGAAAGTCCCCTTAGACCGTTCTCCCAAAGTGTTATATCTAGAAGTCATTTTCCATCACAG ATCCGACTGAGGACGTCATCCAGTTTGAATCCCCCTCTAGATCCTAGCAGTTTGATCAACGCAATCAAAATTCTGCCGGCTCATTTGAACCAAAGAGCTCCATCTGCCTCCATCTCCCA TTACCCGAACAGTATTTTGGAAAGCAGAGAAGGAACACCTTATCATCCG CCTCGTCCAGAGTCCAGTTTCACAGTGGCTTCAAGATCCACGGCTAGAATTAGTGGCTTGAGCTCGGAAACATTCATGCACAAAAGAACTCTGAAAACGAG AAACGTTCCAAGTGTTCTTCGCCTAGAAAGCATCAAACCAAAGACTCCTGCTGCACTG GATGATGTTATGGATAATATTGTTCAGGGAAAGAAATT GTTAACGTCTTCTGACAAAGGCAGTCTTTCTTCACTCGCTCAATCTCCAGCTCCTTACAT GGTCAGAAATAACGTTCTACCTCCACTG AAAAGTGGCACAAATCGCGCATCAAGTGCAGCGACGGAAAACTCCACCAG AGAATCTCATagagaaaaagtgaaagaatCTTCAAGACCTAATACAACGCATACACTCAAG AGTGAAGTTCATTTGCGGCGCATGTCAACTGGTGGGGCAAGTGTTTATTTGCGTGGTCAAGCCAGACATGCGCATAGCCCCCTGACGGGTATCACAGGCGTCAGCATGCCCATCGGCCATCACCCTGCATCTGAAGCCAACATGGCGGCGACATCACACAGTAGCAACTATGATGGCCGAGGAATTTCGCCTGTCAGCGTAGAGGAGTACGAAGGTTTCAAAA gtCCAGCGTCTTCAAGCCATCATGTCCAAAGGCGGCCGGGCAAATTAGTTCAGGTCCCGTCCTTTAGGTAG
- the LOC136914321 gene encoding protein FAM149B1-like isoform X3 codes for MTSRAYPLEIRGFGHSSVDALHPLPEKPEESLPLSYIDTVQSALNNFTPDTSGQSSPTTDTTPSIVNGLSEYNTWSTNTGILTGRSTCSVNSWGNEDEFDRQASAKVKQMFDEIDGMLFEGESFNGSAHLLCECEEWFQRFPHLRICGHQLMISNDDGTQQIPVPADDSFLYGERPQTSVLEDVEEFGAFDSQGLCITGVHLDPLPEPLESYLDEELEDYYAEFEEEVLAEDGEVEEYFGFDRSALEEEGADARASNRYRRLQRRGYPPVTPNACAKDAVVSHLFDQAWGEVVQWLRELLSLHSQKVLRDKPQFLADVVGSSDRIIESPLRPFSQSVISRSHFPSQIRLRTSSSLNPPLDPSSLINAIKILPAHLNQRAPSASISHYPNSILESREGTPYHPPRPESSFTVASRSTARISGLSSETFMHKRTLKTRNVPSVLRLESIKPKTPAALDDVMDNIVQGKKLLTSSDKGSLSSLAQSPAPYMVRNNVLPPLKSGTNRASSAATENSTSRESHREKVKESSRPNTTHTLKSEVHLRRMSTGGASVYLRGQARHAHSPLTGITGVSMPIGHHPASEANMAATSHSSNYDGRGISPVSVEEYEGFKSPASSSHHVQRRPGKLVQVPSFR; via the exons ATGACGAGTAGAGCCTATCCTCTCGAAAT TCGTGGATTTGGTCACAGTAGTGTGGATGCGCTTCATCCGCTTCCTGAGAAACCAGAAGAGTCACTACCTCTGTCATACATTGATACAGTTCAGAGTGCTCTCAATAATTTCACACCAGACACAAGTGGTCAATCATCTCCAACTACAGACACGACACCTAGCATTGTCAATGGGCTGTCCGAGTACAACACGTGGTCCACCAACACTGGTATACTTACAGGAAGGAGTACTTGTAGCGTTAACTCCtggggaaatgaagat GAATTTGATCGTCAGGCTTCAGCAAAAGTGAAGCAAATGTTTGATGAGATTGATGGGATGCTCTTTGAAGGAGAGTCTTTCAATG GAAGTGCCCATTTGCTGTGTGAATGTGAAGAATGGTTTCAGCGATTTCCACATTTACG AATCTGTGGCCATCAGCTCATGATATCAAATGATGATGGAACTCAGCAAATTCCAGTTCCTGCAGATGACTCTTTTCTGTATGGTGAGAGGCCACAGACATCAGTACTAGAAGATGTGGAGGAATTTGGAGCATTTGATTCACAGGG TCTATGTATCACAGGAGTTCATCTTGATCCATTGCCTGAGCCTTTGGAATCATATCTGGATG AGGAGCTGGAAGATTATTATGCAGAGTTTGAAGAAGAAGTTTTAGCTGAGGATGGTGAAGTTGAAGAGTACTTTGGTTTTGACCGATCAGCTTT agaggaggaagggGCAGATGCCAGAGCTAGTAACAGATATCGTCGCTTACAGAGAAGGGGGTATCCCCCTGTGACTCCAAATGCTTGTGCTAAGGACGCTGTGGTCAGTCATTTGTTTGATCAAGCTTGGGGAGAG gtAGTGCAATGGTTAAGAGAATTATTAAGCTTGCACTCACAGAAAGTATTACGAG ACAAGCCTCAGTTCTTGGCAGACGTAGTGGGATCGTCAGATCGAATCATTGAAAGTCCCCTTAGACCGTTCTCCCAAAGTGTTATATCTAGAAGTCATTTTCCATCACAG ATCCGACTGAGGACGTCATCCAGTTTGAATCCCCCTCTAGATCCTAGCAGTTTGATCAACGCAATCAAAATTCTGCCGGCTCATTTGAACCAAAGAGCTCCATCTGCCTCCATCTCCCA TTACCCGAACAGTATTTTGGAAAGCAGAGAAGGAACACCTTATCATCCG CCTCGTCCAGAGTCCAGTTTCACAGTGGCTTCAAGATCCACGGCTAGAATTAGTGGCTTGAGCTCGGAAACATTCATGCACAAAAGAACTCTGAAAACGAG AAACGTTCCAAGTGTTCTTCGCCTAGAAAGCATCAAACCAAAGACTCCTGCTGCACTG GATGATGTTATGGATAATATTGTTCAGGGAAAGAAATT GTTAACGTCTTCTGACAAAGGCAGTCTTTCTTCACTCGCTCAATCTCCAGCTCCTTACAT GGTCAGAAATAACGTTCTACCTCCACTG AAAAGTGGCACAAATCGCGCATCAAGTGCAGCGACGGAAAACTCCACCAG CAGAGAATCTCATagagaaaaagtgaaagaatCTTCAAGACCTAATACAACGCATACACTCAAG AGTGAAGTTCATTTGCGGCGCATGTCAACTGGTGGGGCAAGTGTTTATTTGCGTGGTCAAGCCAGACATGCGCATAGCCCCCTGACGGGTATCACAGGCGTCAGCATGCCCATCGGCCATCACCCTGCATCTGAAGCCAACATGGCGGCGACATCACACAGTAGCAACTATGATGGCCGAGGAATTTCGCCTGTCAGCGTAGAGGAGTACGAAGGTTTCAAAA gtCCAGCGTCTTCAAGCCATCATGTCCAAAGGCGGCCGGGCAAATTAGTTCAGGTCCCGTCCTTTAGGTAG
- the LOC136914321 gene encoding protein FAM149B1-like isoform X1: MTLLGNLMYLPAIYRSRRRIEESTKGLSFILRGRGFGHSSVDALHPLPEKPEESLPLSYIDTVQSALNNFTPDTSGQSSPTTDTTPSIVNGLSEYNTWSTNTGILTGRSTCSVNSWGNEDEFDRQASAKVKQMFDEIDGMLFEGESFNGSAHLLCECEEWFQRFPHLRICGHQLMISNDDGTQQIPVPADDSFLYGERPQTSVLEDVEEFGAFDSQGLCITGVHLDPLPEPLESYLDEELEDYYAEFEEEVLAEDGEVEEYFGFDRSALEEEGADARASNRYRRLQRRGYPPVTPNACAKDAVVSHLFDQAWGEVVQWLRELLSLHSQKVLRDKPQFLADVVGSSDRIIESPLRPFSQSVISRSHFPSQIRLRTSSSLNPPLDPSSLINAIKILPAHLNQRAPSASISHYPNSILESREGTPYHPPRPESSFTVASRSTARISGLSSETFMHKRTLKTRNVPSVLRLESIKPKTPAALDDVMDNIVQGKKLLTSSDKGSLSSLAQSPAPYMVRNNVLPPLKSGTNRASSAATENSTSRESHREKVKESSRPNTTHTLKSEVHLRRMSTGGASVYLRGQARHAHSPLTGITGVSMPIGHHPASEANMAATSHSSNYDGRGISPVSVEEYEGFKSPASSSHHVQRRPGKLVQVPSFR, translated from the exons TCGTGGATTTGGTCACAGTAGTGTGGATGCGCTTCATCCGCTTCCTGAGAAACCAGAAGAGTCACTACCTCTGTCATACATTGATACAGTTCAGAGTGCTCTCAATAATTTCACACCAGACACAAGTGGTCAATCATCTCCAACTACAGACACGACACCTAGCATTGTCAATGGGCTGTCCGAGTACAACACGTGGTCCACCAACACTGGTATACTTACAGGAAGGAGTACTTGTAGCGTTAACTCCtggggaaatgaagat GAATTTGATCGTCAGGCTTCAGCAAAAGTGAAGCAAATGTTTGATGAGATTGATGGGATGCTCTTTGAAGGAGAGTCTTTCAATG GAAGTGCCCATTTGCTGTGTGAATGTGAAGAATGGTTTCAGCGATTTCCACATTTACG AATCTGTGGCCATCAGCTCATGATATCAAATGATGATGGAACTCAGCAAATTCCAGTTCCTGCAGATGACTCTTTTCTGTATGGTGAGAGGCCACAGACATCAGTACTAGAAGATGTGGAGGAATTTGGAGCATTTGATTCACAGGG TCTATGTATCACAGGAGTTCATCTTGATCCATTGCCTGAGCCTTTGGAATCATATCTGGATG AGGAGCTGGAAGATTATTATGCAGAGTTTGAAGAAGAAGTTTTAGCTGAGGATGGTGAAGTTGAAGAGTACTTTGGTTTTGACCGATCAGCTTT agaggaggaagggGCAGATGCCAGAGCTAGTAACAGATATCGTCGCTTACAGAGAAGGGGGTATCCCCCTGTGACTCCAAATGCTTGTGCTAAGGACGCTGTGGTCAGTCATTTGTTTGATCAAGCTTGGGGAGAG gtAGTGCAATGGTTAAGAGAATTATTAAGCTTGCACTCACAGAAAGTATTACGAG ACAAGCCTCAGTTCTTGGCAGACGTAGTGGGATCGTCAGATCGAATCATTGAAAGTCCCCTTAGACCGTTCTCCCAAAGTGTTATATCTAGAAGTCATTTTCCATCACAG ATCCGACTGAGGACGTCATCCAGTTTGAATCCCCCTCTAGATCCTAGCAGTTTGATCAACGCAATCAAAATTCTGCCGGCTCATTTGAACCAAAGAGCTCCATCTGCCTCCATCTCCCA TTACCCGAACAGTATTTTGGAAAGCAGAGAAGGAACACCTTATCATCCG CCTCGTCCAGAGTCCAGTTTCACAGTGGCTTCAAGATCCACGGCTAGAATTAGTGGCTTGAGCTCGGAAACATTCATGCACAAAAGAACTCTGAAAACGAG AAACGTTCCAAGTGTTCTTCGCCTAGAAAGCATCAAACCAAAGACTCCTGCTGCACTG GATGATGTTATGGATAATATTGTTCAGGGAAAGAAATT GTTAACGTCTTCTGACAAAGGCAGTCTTTCTTCACTCGCTCAATCTCCAGCTCCTTACAT GGTCAGAAATAACGTTCTACCTCCACTG AAAAGTGGCACAAATCGCGCATCAAGTGCAGCGACGGAAAACTCCACCAG CAGAGAATCTCATagagaaaaagtgaaagaatCTTCAAGACCTAATACAACGCATACACTCAAG AGTGAAGTTCATTTGCGGCGCATGTCAACTGGTGGGGCAAGTGTTTATTTGCGTGGTCAAGCCAGACATGCGCATAGCCCCCTGACGGGTATCACAGGCGTCAGCATGCCCATCGGCCATCACCCTGCATCTGAAGCCAACATGGCGGCGACATCACACAGTAGCAACTATGATGGCCGAGGAATTTCGCCTGTCAGCGTAGAGGAGTACGAAGGTTTCAAAA gtCCAGCGTCTTCAAGCCATCATGTCCAAAGGCGGCCGGGCAAATTAGTTCAGGTCCCGTCCTTTAGGTAG